In the genome of Balneola sp., one region contains:
- a CDS encoding ribosome biogenesis GTPase Der encodes MLPVVSIVGRPNVGKSTIFNRLIGERKAIVHDEYGVTRDRHYGESYWNGRDFTVIDTGGYLPDDMDVMVSGIREQVHIALEESDLVLFVVDTDSGINTLDKSVASILRQQEKPVLVVTNKADNEERRLNASEFYELGFDDLFPISAISGSGTGELLDRVVELLPESIAEEKEEIPRLAFIGRPNVGKSSLVNALLNDERCIVTDIAGTTRDTIDSRFTFEGRDYILVDTAGLRKRVKVKENIEFYSTVRTEKAIRECDIAVLILDAERGFEDQDKRVLREAEKFNKGLIIVLNKWDLIEDKDTNTVREFEKYIYESVPQFDFVPILTISALNKKRIHKVIELADLVMSERKKQIGTSELNNFLEEILRDRPLPMKRGKQLKIQYITQVKSEPPVFKLFMNNPQDMPPNYRRYIENKLRARYSFTGVPVTFVFRQK; translated from the coding sequence ATGCTCCCAGTTGTTTCCATTGTAGGCCGACCTAATGTGGGGAAGTCGACCATTTTTAATAGACTAATAGGTGAGAGAAAGGCGATCGTCCATGATGAATATGGCGTAACCAGAGACCGCCACTATGGAGAATCCTATTGGAATGGCAGGGATTTCACGGTAATAGATACCGGAGGGTATTTGCCAGATGATATGGATGTAATGGTTTCCGGAATCAGAGAACAAGTCCATATTGCTTTAGAAGAATCTGACCTTGTTCTTTTTGTTGTGGATACCGATTCAGGAATAAATACGCTGGATAAATCTGTTGCTAGTATACTTCGACAACAGGAGAAACCAGTATTAGTGGTTACAAATAAAGCAGATAATGAAGAAAGAAGACTTAATGCTTCCGAATTCTATGAGCTAGGTTTTGATGATCTTTTTCCAATATCTGCTATTAGCGGGTCCGGGACAGGAGAACTCCTTGATAGAGTTGTAGAACTATTACCGGAATCAATTGCAGAGGAAAAGGAAGAAATTCCGCGTCTTGCTTTTATCGGAAGACCAAATGTTGGAAAAAGTAGTCTTGTTAATGCTTTACTTAATGACGAACGATGCATAGTAACTGACATAGCCGGAACTACACGGGATACTATCGATAGTCGATTTACTTTTGAGGGAAGAGATTATATACTCGTAGATACAGCGGGACTTAGAAAGAGAGTTAAAGTCAAAGAAAACATTGAGTTTTATAGCACAGTTCGGACAGAAAAAGCAATTAGAGAATGTGATATTGCGGTCCTGATTTTAGATGCAGAGAGAGGTTTTGAAGATCAGGATAAACGCGTTCTACGAGAAGCCGAAAAATTTAATAAAGGCTTGATCATTGTCCTCAATAAATGGGATTTAATAGAAGACAAGGACACAAACACTGTTCGAGAATTTGAAAAATACATCTATGAAAGTGTTCCACAATTTGATTTTGTTCCGATACTGACTATCTCAGCTTTAAACAAAAAAAGAATCCATAAAGTGATTGAACTCGCTGATTTAGTAATGAGCGAGAGAAAGAAGCAAATTGGTACTTCGGAACTAAATAACTTTTTAGAGGAAATATTGAGGGATCGGCCACTTCCAATGAAACGAGGTAAGCAGCTAAAAATACAATATATAACTCAGGTCAAATCCGAGCCTCCTGTTTTTAAGCTTTTCATGAATAACCCACAGGATATGCCTCCTAATTATCGACGTTATATTGAAAACAAACTTCGAGCCAGATACAGCTTTACCGGTGTTCCGGTCACTTTCGTATTTAGGCAAAAGTAA
- a CDS encoding peroxiredoxin produces the protein MPISVNDKAPDFKLQNTDRDFISLSDYEGKKNVVLLFYPLAFSSTCTEELCSTRDNLKIYEAFNAEVLGISIDSFFVQKAFKESQNLNFKLLSDFNKDASESYGILYEDFFGMKGVSKRSAFVVDKNGVIKYSEVLEDASQVPDFNSIQKILAELS, from the coding sequence ATGCCTATTTCAGTAAATGACAAAGCACCTGACTTTAAACTGCAAAACACAGATAGGGATTTTATTTCCTTATCAGATTACGAAGGAAAGAAGAATGTTGTTTTGCTTTTTTACCCTTTGGCTTTTTCATCTACATGCACCGAAGAGCTATGTTCAACCAGGGATAATCTAAAAATCTATGAAGCTTTCAATGCAGAAGTTCTAGGAATAAGTATTGATAGTTTCTTTGTACAAAAAGCATTCAAGGAATCTCAGAACCTTAACTTTAAGCTGTTAAGTGATTTTAACAAAGATGCTTCAGAGAGCTATGGGATTCTTTATGAAGACTTTTTCGGAATGAAAGGGGTATCGAAAAGGTCAGCATTCGTAGTTGATAAAAATGGTGTGATTAAATATTCAGAGGTATTAGAAGATGCATCTCAGGTTCCTGACTTTAATTCAATACAAAAGATCTTAGCAGAGTTAAGCTAG
- a CDS encoding response regulator — protein MKVLVVEDDKVLSLLLSKMVEKMGLSVIGTAVAGHEAITKAKELIPDLILMDIMLEDDIDGIDAMRQLRKEKIGIPVIFITGNSDVYNRERAKETNYTDYLVKPISFDLLKETISKVN, from the coding sequence ATGAAAGTATTAGTTGTAGAAGATGATAAGGTGCTATCACTTCTTCTTTCAAAAATGGTAGAGAAAATGGGACTCTCCGTAATAGGAACAGCCGTGGCTGGTCATGAAGCTATTACAAAAGCAAAAGAGCTTATACCTGACTTAATCCTGATGGACATCATGCTTGAAGATGATATCGATGGCATCGACGCTATGCGACAGCTTAGAAAAGAAAAAATCGGAATTCCCGTCATTTTTATTACCGGGAATTCCGATGTCTATAACCGTGAAAGAGCTAAAGAAACTAACTATACCGATTATTTAGTTAAGCCAATTAGTTTTGACCTTCTGAAGGAAACAATAAGTAAAGTTAACTAG
- a CDS encoding phosphoglycerate mutase — MRKSFQTLILLSLFILAGSSALQAFQIESTTLIFVRHAEKASDGTRNPPLDEKGEKRASNLYKSLSDFDIKAVFSTPYKRTEMTAKPTADSLDLEINTYGFENIEQFLENIIVEYRGGAVLIVGHSNTTPALVNMVLGSKEYEQIDESQYGDMFIVTTKELGNATVDLKSF; from the coding sequence ATGAGAAAAAGCTTTCAAACACTTATTCTGCTATCTCTATTTATTCTTGCTGGTAGCAGTGCATTACAAGCATTTCAAATAGAATCTACCACGCTAATTTTTGTTCGACATGCGGAAAAGGCAAGCGACGGAACAAGAAACCCACCCTTGGATGAAAAAGGGGAAAAGCGAGCCTCAAATCTATATAAATCACTTTCTGATTTTGATATTAAAGCCGTCTTTAGTACTCCTTACAAGCGAACAGAAATGACGGCAAAACCAACGGCCGATTCGCTAGATTTAGAAATCAATACTTATGGTTTTGAAAATATTGAGCAATTCTTGGAAAATATAATAGTGGAGTATAGGGGAGGGGCTGTTTTAATTGTAGGACACTCCAATACTACCCCTGCTCTGGTTAATATGGTTTTAGGAAGCAAAGAATACGAGCAAATAGATGAATCTCAATATGGAGATATGTTTATCGTAACTACGAAAGAGCTTGGAAACGCTACTGTTGATTTAAAAAGCTTTTAG
- a CDS encoding ATP-dependent helicase, whose protein sequence is MKKFILKKESLSLRSEDYSISYEKLLNPQQLEAVFHNEGPALVVAGAGTGKTRTLVYRVARLVESGVHPSEILLLTFTRRAANEMLQRASSILDERCKQVRGGTFHFYCSQILHQYAEQIGYQKNFTIVDSSDALEIIQLIRTQLNLHKNKKRFPNKNTLYSIISTSKNKSLDTRVILLDRYPQFAEYEETIEEVAERYEAYKKQNSVMDFDDLLTNTCTLLNNNEEIRHAISKKHRFVMVDEYQDTNKLQAQLAQLFSSVHGNIMGVGDDAQSIYSFRGAEHRNIIEFPALFPETKIIKLEENYRSTPEILNTANELLKQAHFKYDKQLYSKKDTSDLPALVKASTVSEQSRFVTQMVAVLREQGIPLNSCAVLFRNGRDSYDLEVELNRKNIPFTKYGGQKFTEAAHVKDILAHIRVIVNPMDTIAWNRILMLIDGIGPKTAEDLFTWVRSSTNPFDLEKSGVVSKGYLKQIKSLSKLLLELKENEKGISQGLEILVQYYKYFCEKRYDDYPKRIKDLEAFVQLSVNYSSFEKMVKELTLDPINYTSVDTEQKQNEEPPLVLSTIHSAKGLEWEHVFIIQCLDGIIPSAYSVEEEDQLDEELRLLYVATTRAKAMLYYSYPAIAPSVHGDYFTNPSRFIEAIEESSLENWQLVEEESNQLSETKNSYLES, encoded by the coding sequence ATGAAAAAATTCATTCTAAAGAAGGAATCATTAAGTCTTCGCTCTGAAGATTATTCAATCTCATATGAAAAACTACTAAATCCTCAGCAATTAGAGGCAGTTTTTCATAATGAAGGTCCTGCCTTAGTTGTAGCAGGCGCAGGAACAGGCAAAACGAGAACACTTGTATATCGGGTAGCTCGTCTGGTTGAAAGCGGAGTACATCCTTCTGAAATTTTGCTTCTCACTTTTACCAGAAGAGCAGCAAATGAAATGCTGCAACGAGCAAGCTCTATTTTAGATGAACGTTGTAAGCAGGTAAGAGGAGGGACCTTTCATTTTTATTGTAGTCAGATTTTGCACCAATATGCAGAGCAAATTGGATACCAGAAAAACTTCACTATTGTCGACTCTTCAGATGCATTGGAAATAATTCAGCTCATAAGAACACAACTCAACCTGCATAAAAATAAAAAGAGATTTCCGAATAAGAACACGCTCTATTCCATAATTAGCACTAGTAAAAATAAATCTCTTGATACTAGGGTAATCCTATTAGATCGATATCCTCAATTTGCCGAGTATGAAGAAACCATAGAAGAAGTTGCAGAAAGGTATGAGGCATATAAGAAACAGAATTCAGTAATGGATTTTGATGATTTGCTGACTAATACCTGTACTCTTTTGAATAATAATGAAGAGATAAGGCATGCTATTTCTAAGAAACATCGCTTTGTTATGGTTGATGAGTACCAGGATACCAATAAGCTTCAAGCTCAGCTTGCGCAACTTTTTTCAAGCGTTCATGGAAACATAATGGGAGTAGGGGACGATGCTCAGAGCATTTATTCATTTAGAGGAGCAGAGCATCGAAATATCATTGAATTCCCTGCACTTTTTCCTGAAACTAAAATTATCAAACTGGAAGAAAATTATAGATCCACTCCTGAAATTCTTAATACCGCAAATGAGCTTTTAAAACAGGCTCATTTTAAATACGATAAACAGCTCTATTCAAAAAAGGATACATCAGACTTACCTGCTTTAGTAAAGGCGTCTACGGTTAGCGAACAAAGCCGATTTGTGACACAAATGGTAGCTGTACTAAGAGAACAAGGGATACCACTCAACTCATGTGCAGTTTTATTTAGAAATGGGAGGGACTCCTATGATCTTGAAGTTGAGCTGAATCGAAAAAATATACCCTTCACTAAATATGGAGGTCAGAAATTTACCGAAGCTGCCCATGTCAAAGATATACTTGCTCATATCCGGGTTATAGTAAACCCAATGGATACAATTGCATGGAATAGAATACTTATGCTTATAGATGGAATTGGTCCGAAAACAGCCGAGGATTTATTTACATGGGTAAGATCCTCAACGAATCCATTTGATCTAGAAAAATCTGGAGTAGTCAGTAAAGGATACCTCAAACAAATAAAATCCTTGAGCAAATTACTGCTTGAACTGAAAGAAAACGAGAAGGGTATTTCACAAGGCCTTGAAATTCTGGTTCAGTATTATAAATACTTTTGTGAAAAAAGATATGATGACTACCCAAAGCGCATCAAAGATTTAGAAGCATTTGTTCAATTATCTGTAAACTATTCTTCATTCGAAAAAATGGTTAAAGAATTAACCTTAGATCCAATCAATTATACATCTGTAGATACTGAACAAAAACAGAACGAAGAACCTCCTCTGGTCTTGAGTACAATTCATTCTGCTAAGGGATTAGAGTGGGAACATGTTTTTATAATTCAGTGCCTTGATGGTATTATACCTTCTGCGTACTCAGTGGAAGAAGAAGATCAATTAGATGAAGAGCTTAGGTTGTTATACGTGGCTACAACAAGAGCGAAGGCCATGCTTTATTACAGTTATCCTGCAATTGCACCTTCGGTACATGGAGATTACTTCACAAATCCTAGCCGATTTATTGAAGCTATTGAGGAAAGTAGTTTAGAAAACTGGCAATTAGTGGAAGAGGAATCGAACCAACTATCAGAAACGAAAAATTCCTATTTAGAGAGTTAG
- a CDS encoding MoxR family ATPase has protein sequence MIADDPVKLADKFTESFAAIKKEIHKAVIGQEDIINLLLISLFSRGHCVLVGVPGLAKTLLIRTLADTLGLSFNRIQFTPDLMPGDITGTEVIEENKQEGTKEFKFIKGPIFANIILADEINRTPPKTQAALLEGMQEYHVTASGVTYDLDTPFFVLATQNPIEQEGTYPLPEAQLDRFMFNIWVDYPSFEEEKEIVSKTTSKRDVNLSPILTREEIEELQSLVLEVPVPESVLDYTVKLVGMTRPNSDLAPDYIKKYMSWGAGPRASQYLILGGKARALSQGRYNVTEEDIKALAVPVLRHRIVNNYAAEAEGHTVVSLINLLLDDVH, from the coding sequence ATGATAGCAGACGATCCGGTTAAACTTGCAGATAAATTCACAGAATCGTTTGCAGCAATAAAAAAAGAAATCCATAAAGCAGTAATAGGTCAGGAAGATATTATTAACCTATTACTTATAAGCCTTTTTTCCAGAGGGCACTGTGTGTTAGTAGGCGTGCCTGGCTTAGCAAAAACACTCTTAATACGAACCTTGGCTGATACGCTTGGTCTTTCTTTTAATAGAATTCAGTTTACCCCTGATTTAATGCCTGGAGATATAACCGGAACTGAGGTTATTGAAGAGAATAAACAAGAAGGAACTAAAGAGTTTAAATTTATTAAGGGCCCTATTTTCGCGAATATAATATTAGCCGATGAGATTAATCGTACACCTCCTAAAACTCAGGCAGCACTTTTGGAAGGTATGCAAGAATATCATGTAACAGCTTCCGGCGTTACTTATGATTTGGATACTCCTTTCTTTGTACTTGCTACACAAAACCCAATTGAGCAGGAAGGCACCTACCCCCTTCCTGAGGCTCAGTTAGATCGCTTCATGTTCAATATTTGGGTTGACTATCCAAGCTTTGAAGAAGAGAAGGAAATTGTTAGCAAGACAACATCGAAAAGAGATGTTAATCTGTCTCCTATCTTAACCCGTGAAGAAATTGAAGAACTCCAGTCTTTGGTTCTTGAAGTACCAGTACCTGAAAGTGTGCTTGATTATACCGTCAAGTTGGTTGGTATGACTCGTCCCAATTCAGATTTAGCTCCCGATTATATTAAAAAGTATATGAGCTGGGGAGCTGGCCCTCGTGCTTCGCAATATCTGATACTCGGTGGTAAGGCAAGAGCACTATCACAAGGAAGATATAATGTAACTGAAGAGGATATAAAGGCACTTGCTGTACCAGTTTTAAGGCACCGGATAGTGAATAATTATGCTGCTGAGGCTGAAGGTCATACAGTTGTATCACTAATCAATCTGCTACTGGATGACGTCCATTGA
- a CDS encoding NupC/NupG family nucleoside CNT transporter, producing the protein MENILRGILGMVVIIGATYLLSNNKKHINWKLVITGLGIQFVLAIFILKSEVLANFWAPLGWPTLLFELVASFFVIVLQYTTAGAEFLFSFLAHGPEYEDSMGVIFAFQVLPTIIFFASLTAILYHYGILQFVVKVFSRGMQKLLGTSGAETLSVISNIFVGQTEAPLVIKPFIDRMTKSELLAVMTGGMATIAGGVMAAYVAMLGSSFAAANGLEIEVAQQLFAERLLGASLMAAPAALVIAKILYPETEESVTAGSVQMVVEKTDANGIDAAASGAGVGLKLAANVGAMLLAFIALLAMFNGLFGAISDFTGLTELIGSPLSIEMLLGWILAPLAWLIGVPWEDATTMGSLLGTKIVLNEFVAYLKLAEGVAATALSAKTIAMATFALCGFANFSSIAIQIGGIGGLAPSRKSDLAKFGLKAVFAGTLANLMTATIAGMLF; encoded by the coding sequence ATGGAAAATATCCTTCGCGGCATTTTAGGAATGGTAGTAATAATTGGTGCGACTTATTTATTAAGTAATAACAAAAAGCACATTAATTGGAAGTTGGTTATCACGGGTTTAGGTATTCAGTTTGTCTTGGCTATTTTTATCTTGAAATCAGAAGTTCTGGCCAATTTTTGGGCTCCTCTTGGGTGGCCAACATTGCTTTTTGAATTAGTTGCGAGCTTCTTTGTAATAGTTTTACAGTACACTACGGCTGGAGCTGAATTCTTATTTAGTTTTTTAGCCCATGGCCCGGAATATGAAGATAGTATGGGGGTAATTTTTGCTTTTCAGGTTCTTCCCACTATTATCTTTTTTGCCTCTCTTACTGCTATTCTATATCACTATGGGATCCTTCAATTTGTAGTCAAAGTATTTTCAAGGGGCATGCAAAAGCTTCTGGGTACTTCCGGAGCAGAAACTCTATCTGTAATTTCAAATATTTTTGTAGGCCAGACTGAAGCGCCACTAGTTATTAAGCCATTCATTGACAGGATGACAAAATCTGAGCTTCTTGCAGTTATGACCGGGGGTATGGCTACTATAGCTGGAGGAGTGATGGCTGCATATGTGGCCATGCTGGGTTCTTCTTTTGCTGCTGCTAATGGCTTAGAAATAGAGGTAGCTCAACAACTCTTTGCTGAACGTTTACTTGGAGCCAGTTTAATGGCAGCCCCTGCAGCTCTGGTTATTGCGAAAATACTATATCCAGAAACAGAAGAGTCGGTTACTGCTGGTTCGGTTCAAATGGTTGTTGAGAAAACTGATGCAAACGGTATTGACGCCGCTGCTTCAGGCGCTGGAGTAGGCTTGAAATTAGCTGCAAATGTTGGTGCTATGTTATTGGCGTTCATAGCGTTACTTGCTATGTTTAATGGCCTTTTTGGAGCTATTAGTGACTTTACAGGACTTACTGAATTGATAGGATCTCCATTATCCATAGAAATGTTACTTGGCTGGATTTTGGCTCCTCTGGCATGGTTAATTGGTGTGCCATGGGAAGACGCAACAACCATGGGATCTTTACTAGGTACTAAAATCGTTCTGAACGAGTTTGTAGCATATCTTAAACTCGCTGAGGGAGTTGCTGCTACCGCATTAAGTGCAAAAACAATAGCCATGGCTACGTTTGCACTGTGTGGTTTTGCTAACTTCTCCTCAATTGCCATTCAAATTGGAGGTATTGGAGGGCTAGCGCCAAGCAGGAAATCAGACTTAGCAAAATTTGGACTTAAAGCAGTTTTTGCAGGAACACTTGCAAACCTAATGACTGCTACTATAGCAGGAATGCTTTTTTAA
- a CDS encoding thymidine kinase, protein MTNEPSLAPKDFGWIEVICGGMFSGKTEELIRRAKRAHIAGQNVVVVKPAIDKRYSETEVVSHNETALPSILVDTADQIVLLTGNAKVVCIDEAQFFDDRIVDVANSLANDKKRVIVAGLDMDFEGRPFGPMPYLLAVAEFVTKLHAVCSESGALANYSQRVVDNTNTVLVGEYDAYEPRARHCFRPSVDTRRGKPIRPFTHVDVETEEHPTN, encoded by the coding sequence ATGACAAACGAACCATCGTTGGCTCCTAAAGATTTCGGCTGGATCGAAGTTATTTGTGGAGGCATGTTTAGTGGTAAAACCGAGGAGCTAATAAGAAGGGCGAAAAGAGCACATATAGCAGGACAAAATGTAGTAGTAGTAAAACCTGCAATTGATAAAAGATATAGTGAAACCGAAGTAGTATCTCACAATGAAACTGCTCTTCCAAGTATTCTAGTAGATACTGCAGATCAAATAGTTCTGCTCACCGGAAATGCAAAAGTTGTCTGCATAGATGAAGCACAATTTTTTGATGATAGAATAGTAGACGTTGCAAATAGCCTTGCTAATGATAAAAAGAGAGTTATTGTAGCGGGTTTGGATATGGATTTTGAAGGCAGACCGTTTGGCCCAATGCCCTATCTATTAGCTGTTGCTGAATTTGTGACAAAGCTTCACGCTGTTTGTTCTGAAAGTGGTGCACTTGCCAATTATTCCCAAAGAGTGGTTGATAACACCAATACTGTACTTGTTGGAGAATATGACGCATATGAACCAAGGGCTCGGCACTGTTTCAGACCTAGCGTAGATACACGTAGAGGGAAACCCATACGTCCTTTTACACATGTGGACGTCGAAACTGAAGAACACCCAACTAACTAA
- a CDS encoding VWA domain-containing protein codes for MEFQGFQHNLPDFVIALIAISLIAVSFFSYRKITALSLLPRIGLITLRTLALLLVFVLFLNPYFFSSELVRKNPRLLFLLDNSESVSINKGSYQGIESYQSVLDQLSIYSRNNIDLEFFSIGSSTAQLSGVDQLTFNEGESNFYSALSQVQELEDDFDGVVLLSDGIITFGRNPALLALDLTIPIYSIALGDTTTVKDIAVNNIVSNPTGYTNTFHNVRVDISQNGYEGESITIDLKDSEGNTLATEQATFSSGEEIKSIDFSLSLEEPGLNQYSIIVSELEEEWSTENNSSFFSIDVLDGKTKVLHISFEVHPDVKTVRSVLEEDQNIELSTMTWFGSNQVIENEIPSMEDFDLIIMHGVPYGNIDQALFKGLSTTSTLYFQLPKSRINQEGIFPELFMIQNSGNQLFQVQLSPNSESNTHPILELPEIVYQNAPPLVSSLRSISTVPDAVDLINSSFQNVKTPNSILSIVERGGVRRSTVAAWGWFKMYQSPNEQEREFVIQLVNNLVGWTSNNPDNRRLKISPSKPVFNLSEEVIINANLNNESGESESEASIELNISTEDGFLQPYNMSNVGGGAYELSSESLGPGLYSYTAVARKGNREIDTQTGEFLIQQTNSELVNSIRNDNLLQSFANETGGRFFEFENVSDFWQALNSDNILQQNQELVESYHFPVRSFWWFVLVLSLLGVEWLTRKYYALP; via the coding sequence ATGGAATTCCAGGGCTTCCAACATAACCTACCAGACTTTGTAATTGCTTTAATAGCAATTTCCCTTATTGCTGTTTCTTTTTTTTCATATCGAAAAATTACGGCTCTCTCTTTACTTCCTCGAATAGGATTAATAACACTAAGAACACTAGCCTTATTACTTGTCTTTGTTCTTTTTCTTAATCCATATTTCTTCTCTTCTGAATTGGTTCGAAAGAATCCTCGGTTACTATTCCTCCTTGACAATTCTGAGAGCGTTTCGATAAATAAAGGCAGTTATCAGGGAATAGAGTCATATCAATCGGTTTTGGATCAACTATCTATTTATTCAAGGAATAATATAGATTTGGAGTTTTTTAGTATTGGGAGCAGTACCGCTCAATTGTCAGGTGTTGATCAACTAACATTTAACGAGGGTGAAAGTAATTTCTACTCAGCATTATCTCAGGTTCAGGAACTTGAAGATGATTTTGATGGTGTTGTCTTGCTTTCTGATGGAATAATTACTTTTGGCAGAAACCCTGCCCTTCTCGCTTTAGACCTAACAATACCTATTTACTCTATAGCACTAGGTGATACAACTACTGTTAAGGATATCGCAGTAAATAACATTGTTTCGAATCCAACAGGATATACTAATACATTTCATAATGTAAGAGTTGACATATCTCAGAATGGGTATGAAGGAGAATCAATTACTATCGATTTAAAAGATAGTGAGGGAAATACATTGGCTACTGAGCAAGCAACATTTAGCTCAGGAGAGGAAATAAAAAGTATAGATTTTTCATTGAGCTTAGAAGAGCCTGGGCTAAATCAATACTCAATTATTGTAAGTGAGTTAGAGGAAGAATGGAGTACCGAAAATAATTCTTCCTTTTTTTCAATTGATGTGCTAGACGGTAAAACGAAAGTTCTGCATATATCTTTTGAGGTTCACCCTGATGTGAAAACCGTTCGTTCTGTCTTAGAGGAAGATCAAAATATTGAACTTTCAACAATGACTTGGTTTGGATCAAACCAAGTCATTGAAAATGAAATACCCTCTATGGAAGATTTTGATCTCATTATTATGCATGGGGTTCCTTATGGAAATATTGATCAGGCATTATTTAAAGGGTTGTCAACCACTTCTACACTTTATTTTCAGCTCCCAAAAAGCAGGATTAACCAGGAAGGAATTTTTCCCGAGCTTTTCATGATTCAGAATTCGGGAAATCAATTATTTCAGGTTCAACTTTCACCTAATTCTGAAAGCAATACTCATCCAATTTTAGAACTTCCGGAAATTGTTTATCAAAATGCTCCTCCCCTTGTAAGCTCTTTAAGATCTATTTCAACTGTACCTGATGCAGTTGATTTGATCAATAGTAGCTTTCAAAACGTTAAGACTCCTAATTCAATACTAAGTATTGTAGAAAGAGGTGGAGTCCGCCGAAGTACAGTTGCAGCTTGGGGATGGTTTAAAATGTATCAAAGCCCTAATGAGCAGGAACGTGAATTTGTTATCCAGCTTGTCAATAATCTTGTAGGTTGGACTTCTAACAACCCTGATAATAGAAGGTTAAAAATTTCTCCTTCAAAGCCCGTATTTAACCTATCAGAAGAGGTTATAATAAATGCGAATCTCAATAATGAAAGTGGTGAGTCAGAATCAGAAGCTTCAATTGAATTAAATATTAGTACTGAGGATGGTTTTTTACAGCCTTATAATATGTCGAATGTTGGTGGCGGCGCCTATGAACTTAGTTCTGAAAGCTTGGGTCCTGGGTTGTATTCATATACAGCAGTTGCCAGGAAAGGAAACCGAGAGATTGATACACAAACAGGAGAGTTCTTGATACAGCAAACCAATTCAGAATTAGTTAACTCGATAAGAAATGATAATCTACTTCAATCATTTGCAAACGAAACAGGAGGAAGATTCTTTGAATTCGAAAACGTTAGTGATTTCTGGCAGGCCTTAAATAGCGATAATATATTACAGCAAAACCAGGAATTGGTGGAAAGCTATCATTTTCCGGTTCGTTCTTTTTGGTGGTTTGTTTTAGTGCTCTCCCTTCTCGGAGTAGAATGGCTCACAAGAAAATATTATGCGCTTCCCTAG